The DNA region TCGAGCGAGACCGTCCCCGAGGCGGCGAGGGCGAGGTCGGCGGCGGCCATGGCCACGCGGCGGTCCTCGGCGGCCTCGGACGCGCCCTGCCCGGCATCGCCGAGGATGATGGGCGCGCGTGGCAGCGCCGTGGCAAGCTCCCGGACGCGGGGCGCGATATGGGGCAAGGTGGGCAGGATCACGGGCCAATCCTTGAGCTCCGAGCGCGCAAGGGCCTCGGCAAAAACCGGGATCAGGCGCTCGACCTCGCCCCGGCGCGACCCCGGCAGGAGAACGAGCGCGCGCGCATCGCCGAGGCCATGCGCCGCGCGGAAAGCTCGCTGCGCCTCCGCAGGGACCGGCGCGCGCGCTGCGACCGGGTGCCCCACGAAATCACAGGTCATGCCATGGGCTGTCATGTAGGGCGGCTCGAACGGAAAGAGCGCGAGGACATGGTCGATGAGCGGCGCCATCTTTGCCGCCCGCCCAGGGCGCCACGCCCAGACCGTAGGGGCCACGTAATGCACCGTGCGAAGGCGGGAGGCGGATTTGATCAGCTTGGCGACGCGCAGGGAGAAATCAGGGCTGTCGATGGTGACGACGGCATCGGGCTGCCACGCAAGCGCGGCCACGGCGGTCTCTCGGATACGGCGCTTGAGAGGAAAGTACTTCGGCAGCACCTCCGCGATGCCCATGACCGAGAGCTCTTCCATCGGGAAAAGGCTCTCCATGCCCGCCGCTTTCATCTGCGGC from Pseudomonadota bacterium includes:
- the lpxB gene encoding lipid-A-disaccharide synthase, with the translated sequence MKLFLTAGEPSGDALGAALVAGLRALQPDVELRGVAGPQMKAAGMESLFPMEELSVMGIAEVLPKYFPLKRRIRETAVAALAWQPDAVVTIDSPDFSLRVAKLIKSASRLRTVHYVAPTVWAWRPGRAAKMAPLIDHVLALFPFEPPYMTAHGMTCDFVGHPVAARAPVPAEAQRAFRAAHGLGDARALVLLPGSRRGEVERLIPVFAEALARSELKDWPVILPTLPHIAPRVRELATALPRAPIILGDAGQGASEAAEDRRVAMAAADLALAASGTVSLELAAAKTPMVIAYDMNWLTRAYIERRLLTDTVTLVNLVSKTRAVPEFIGKACRPERIAPALDALARDPADQLSAMAQTMEQLGAGQEAPGLRAAKSLLAHLPSG